DNA from Desulfuromonas sp. AOP6:
CTGGAATTCGTCGGCAGTTTTGGGCAGATAGTCGACTGCCTGCGGGCTCTGGAGGGGATTGAGCGCCAGCTCATCTGGACCTCCTTCGAATTGCAGGTGGAGGAATATCCGCGCTCGCGGGTGGTGCTGACAGTGCATACCCTGAGCCTGAAAAAGGAGTGGATCGGTGTCTAGTTGTCTGCTGCATGTCTGCCACCGCGCCCTGCTTTGCGGGTTGTTGCTGCTGATTGCCGCTTCGGGGCTGCACGCCGAGCCTCTGCGTGATCCGACCCGTCCACCCCGGTCACTGGCAGCGCCGACCCGGGTCGAGACGACTTCGAAATGGCAGGTCAGCTCCATCCTGATTTCTGCCGACCGCCGTGTCGCCACGGTCAACGGACAGGCTGTCCAGGTCGGCGATCGGATCTCGGGAGCCCGAGTTCTGGCGATCGCCGCTGATTCCGTGCGGCTGCGAAATGAGAAAAAAGAATTCACTGTCCGGCTGCATGCGCAGCGGATCAAAGAGCCGGTGGTCCAAGCCGGTGAAAAAGGTGAGGGAAAATGATGCGAAGGTTTGCCTGTCTTGCTCTAAGGGTTCTGCTGCTGATCGCCTTGCTGGCTCTCGCTGCCTGCCTCCCGGCCAGGGGGCCGGCTGTCGGGGATGATATCGCCGAGGCGCTGCACCAGCCTGCCTCTCCCACCGCCGTGAAGCCGGCCGCACCCGAGATTCCAGCCGCCGTCGCCTCGGCCCTGCTGAGCCCCCTGAACTCAGGACTGGGCCTGCCTGGCCGGAAAGAGGAGCCCCGTTTCGACATTGCCGCCGAACAGACGCCCGCCCGCCAGTTTTTTACCGGCCTGGTGGCGGGGACGTCCACCAACATGGTTGTTCATCCTGATGTTGACGGTGAAATTTCGCTGACCATGAAGAATGCCAGCATCCCGGAGGTGCTCGAAGTGGTGCGCAGTGTCTTCGGCTACGAGTACCGCCTGCACGGCAACACCTATCAAATAATGCCTGTGGGGCTGCAATCCCGCATCTTTCCGGTGAATTATCTCAATCTTTCCCGCAAAGGTCTCTCGCAGACGCGAGTGAGCTCGGGCCAGGTCAGCGAGGGCGCGAGCAGCGACAATGACGAGGGTGAAAGTGGCAGCAGCGACCGTCGTTCCAAGGCTGTCTCCGGTAGCCGCATCGACACCGAGTCGCTGGCCGACTTCTGGAAAGAGCTCGAATACGCCCTGCGCACTCTCATCGGCAATGAAGACGGTCGCCGGGTGGTGGTGCAACCCCAGGCCAGCGTCGTCATCGTGCGCGCCATGCCCGAGGAACTGCGCGAGGTCGAAAGCTACCTGACCGCCATGCAGGGCAATCTGCAAAGGCAGGTCATTCTTGAAGCCAAAATCCTCGAAGTTGAACTTAACGACGGTTTCCAGTCGGGGATCAACTGGGCTGCCCTGGGTCAGCCTGCGGACGGCAAATCCATGGTGATCGGCCAGACCGGGGGCGGGTCGTTCTTCAACAGTGGCGCCTCCGAAATCGTCGGCAATACGGGCGTTCTCAATCCGGCCGCCTTGTCCATGGTGGAAGGGACCGCTACCTCGGCCTTTGGCGGCGTCTTCTCGGCCGCGCTGAATTTCAAGGATTTTACCGCCTTCATCGAGCTGCTCGAATCCCAGGGCGAGGTGCAGGTGCTCTCCAGTCCGCGCATCTCTACCGTCAATAACCAGAAAGCGGTCATCAAGGTCGGCACCGATGAATTTTTCGTCACCGACATCTCCAGCACGACGGTGACCGGCACCACCACCACGACCACCCCGGACATCACCCTGACCCCTTTCTTCTCCGGTATCGCCCTCGACGTGACACCGCAGATCGACAGCAACGGCCAGGTCACCCTGCATATCCATCCGACGGTGAGCGAGGTGCGGGACCAGCAGAAGACCATTACTGTGGCCAATCAGGAACAGCAGCTTCCCCTGGCTTTTTCCAGCGTGCGCGAGTCGGACAGCATCGTCAGCGCCTTCAGCGGACAGGTCGTGGTCATCGGGGGTCTGATGAAGAATCAGACGTCCAAACAGAAAGCCTCCGTGCCTCTGCTCGGACGCATCCCCCTGCTCGGACACCTCTTTTCCCACAACCAGATGGTTTCCAGAAAAAGTGAACTGGTCATTCTCCTTCGTCCCCAGGT
Protein-coding regions in this window:
- the mshL gene encoding pilus (MSHA type) biogenesis protein MshL; translation: MMRRFACLALRVLLLIALLALAACLPARGPAVGDDIAEALHQPASPTAVKPAAPEIPAAVASALLSPLNSGLGLPGRKEEPRFDIAAEQTPARQFFTGLVAGTSTNMVVHPDVDGEISLTMKNASIPEVLEVVRSVFGYEYRLHGNTYQIMPVGLQSRIFPVNYLNLSRKGLSQTRVSSGQVSEGASSDNDEGESGSSDRRSKAVSGSRIDTESLADFWKELEYALRTLIGNEDGRRVVVQPQASVVIVRAMPEELREVESYLTAMQGNLQRQVILEAKILEVELNDGFQSGINWAALGQPADGKSMVIGQTGGGSFFNSGASEIVGNTGVLNPAALSMVEGTATSAFGGVFSAALNFKDFTAFIELLESQGEVQVLSSPRISTVNNQKAVIKVGTDEFFVTDISSTTVTGTTTTTTPDITLTPFFSGIALDVTPQIDSNGQVTLHIHPTVSEVRDQQKTITVANQEQQLPLAFSSVRESDSIVSAFSGQVVVIGGLMKNQTSKQKASVPLLGRIPLLGHLFSHNQMVSRKSELVILLRPQVVDNGQVWERELENTRNRVQSLGGAMGRNW